The nucleotide sequence CGCTGGCGGTGCCGCGGGCGCTCGCGCTGCCCGGAAGTGAAACGACGCCAAGCAGGACAATCGCGCCGAGGCGGCGCAGGCAGCGGGGTAGCATGCCCCGTGATGACAGCACCGGCGGGCGGTGACAAGCCCGCCCGCGGCGGATTCCGGCTCGTCAGCCGCCTCCCCGATGGGCTAGATCGTGTCAACCCACCCACCCCAACCAAGGAACTTCCCATGCCCCGCTACATCGATGGTTTCGTACTCCCGCTGAAAAAGAAGAATCTCGCGGCCTACCGCCGCATCGCCGCCAAGGCCGGCAAGATCTGGAAGAAGTACGGCGCGCTCGATTACGTCGAGGCCGTCGGCGACGACCTCAAGATCCCGGGCATGGAAACGTCGTTCCCCGGCCTGGCGAAGAGCAAGCCCGGCGAGACGGTGGTGTTCTCGTTCATCACCTATAAATCGCGGGCTGACCGCGACCGCGTGACCAAGCGGATCATGCAGGACCCCGAGATCATGAAAATCTGCGACCCTAAAAAGTCCCCCTTCGACTTCCAGCGCATGGCCTACGGCGGCTTCAAAGCCATCGTCGAGTTATGAAACGGTTAATCCTGCTGCTCGGCCTGGTCGCGGTCCTGCCCGCCGCTGCCGCGCCCCTCGTGCTCAAGGTGATGACCTACAACCTGCGCTACGCGAGCACCCAGTCTCCTCACGCCTGGCCCGACCGCCGGCCCGTCATGCGCGACCTTCTCGCCCGCGAGGCCCCCGACGTCATCGGCACGCAGGAGGGATTGTATGGCCAGCTGCGCGACCTCGCGGCCGACCTGCCGGACTACGAGTGGATCGGCCTCGGCCGCGCCGGTGGCAGCGCGGATGAGTTCACGGCAATCTTCTTCCGCCGCGATCGTTTCGAACCCGTCGCCTTCGACCACTTCTGGCTCTCCGACACCCCGCAGGTCATCGGCTCGATCACCTGGGGCCCGAAATACCGCCGTATGGCGAGCTGGGTGCGCCTGCGCGACAAGGCCACCGGCCGGGAATTCGAGGTCTGGAACACGCACTTCGACCACGAGGTGGAAGTGGCCCGGCAAAAATCCGCCGCGCTCATCCGCGACCGCCTCGCCCAGGTTGACGCCGCCACGCCGCTGGTGCTCGTCGGCGATTTCAACTGCACCGCCGGTGCCAGCCGCGCCCACGAGATCCTGACCCGCGAGGCCGGTCTCACGGACACCTGGGACGCCGCCCCCGCGCGCGCCAACGCGGACCTGAATACCTTCAACGGCTTCAACCCGCCCGCCCACGCCGGCGAACGCATCGACTGGATCCTTGCCCGCCGCCCCGCCGCCGTGGAGGCCGCCGGCATCGTCGACTACACCGGCCTCCCGCAGTTCCCGAGCGACCACTTCCCCGTGACCGCCACCGTGCGCTTCTAAGACACCCGCCGTTTTCAGGCCGGGACCCGCAACTGGAGCAGGTCCCACTTGTTGCCGTATAGGTCACGGAACACCGCCACCGTGCCATACGCCTCGTGCCGGGGCTCCTCGTCGAACACCACGCCGGCCGCCCGCATCGCGCCATGGTCGCGCGTGAAATCATCCGTCTCGAGAAACAGCCAGACCCGGCCACCGCCCTGCGCCCCGATCAGCTCCGCCTGCGCCGGCGTCGCCGCCCGCGCCAGCACCAAGCCGGTGCCATCCCCGCCGCGCGGCGCCACCCGCACCCACCGCTTGTCCGGGGCCAGGGCCGTGTCCTCCTGCAACACGAAGCCGAGCTTCGTCGTGAAAAACGCGATCGCCTCATCATAATCCCGCACCAACAGGGTGAGTGCTCCGAGCCGTTGTCCCATGCGCACACTCTCGGCCCGGCCCCCGCTGCCGTCAATGCCCCAGCCCGCCAGCCCGGCGCCACCGAGATCGGTCTTGCGGATTTTCATTTCGCGATTCCCCTGAACCCACGTCCCGGCGGCCCTCCCGGCCCCCGGGTGACATCCCTAAACCAACCCCTCCATGAAAAAGTACTTCCTCGCCCTTCTGGCCGCCACCCTGCTCTCGCTCGGTGCCGCCTCCGCCACCGCCAGCGAAACCGCCCCGAAGTCCGTGATCCACGTGGTCTCCGTCAAATGGAAGGCCGATGCCTCGCCTGCGGCCATCAAGGCCGCCCTCGATGGGGTCCAAGCCCTGCCCGCCGCCTACAAGGGCATCACGCGGGTCTGGACTAACGCCTTCAAGGTCCAGGGTGACTGGTCCCACGTCATCGTGATGGAATTCGCCGATGAGGCCGCCCTCAAGGCCTACGCCGGGAGCGACGCCCAGAAGGAATGGTACAAGGTCTACCTGCCGGTCCGCGAGCGCAGCAACACGCACGACATCACCAACTGATTCCCGCGCCAACTCCCTGAGCGAAATCCGGGCCGCCGTCAGGCGGCCTTTTGCTTTTCGCCCACCGGCACAAAGGCCGCATCGCGTAGCGCCGCCGGCCCGGGGGAGTGGGTCCGCCTCCGTGGAATATTGCACTGGCCTGCGGGGCAAAAATTCGCACGCTGACCGCCCGTCGCCGGTGTTGGTCCTAATGGCTGCTTCCACCCCAAAACCTTTGCGCCTGGTCCCAGGACGCCAGCGGCGTGGATCATGGGCCGGTCGATCCCCCACTTGGCTGGCCCTCCTCCTCCTGAGTGTCAGCCTGCCGGGCCGGGGCCGCGCCGGCGATGAGACCGTCCTCACCGAACTGACCTTCGAGCAGCTCGGCCAGATTATTGTCACGACCGCGTCCAAGCGACCGGAGCCCCTCGCCGACACGGCCGCCGCCATCTCGGTGCTGACGGGAGCGGAGCTCCACAACCTGGGCGTCACATCGGTTCCGCAGGCGCTGCGGGGCATCACCGGCCTCAATGTCGCCCAGATCAACGGAGCCTCCTGGGGCATCGGCGCCCGCGGATTTTCCGGCCAATTTGCGACCAAGCTGCTCGTGATGATTGATGGCCGGTCCGTGTACACCCCGGTCTTTGGCGGGGTTTTTTGGGACACCCAAAACTACCTGCCCGAAGACATCGACCGGATTGAGGTCGTTCTGGGCAACGGTGGCTCACTGTGGGGCGCCAACGCGGTGAACGGCGTGATCAACATCCTGACCAAGGACGCCAAGGACACCCAGGGTGACTTGCTCGCGGTGTCCGTGGGAACGCGGGGCAGCGGCATGGTCAGCGCCCGCCACGGCGCCAAGTTGGCTCCCGCGGTCTTCGGGCGGGTCTACGTGAACTACCGCACCACGGCCTCGACCATCGATCCCGGTGGAAGTGAGGCGGGCGACGCGACACGCTTCCTGCAGGGCGGATGGCGCGTGGATGGCACGCGCGGGAACGCCCGCTGGACATTGCAGAGTGATGCCTATCAGGGGTGGAATGACTACCGGATTACCCTGCCTTCGCTGGCGGTGGGACCGCCCTACCAGTTCACGGACGAAACCGGCGAGTCCACGGCCGGTGGCAACCTGCTTGGGCGCTGGGAGACGTCCCTTGACTCGGGCGATTCGCTTCAAGCGATGGCCTACTTGGACTATGCCGAGAGAAAGGGGCCGCTCTTCGAGAACCGCACCCGGACCGTCGAGGTCGATATGCAGCACACGCTCACGGCGATCGGCCGGCATGAGCTCACCTGGGGTCTGTCGGCCCGTCAGATCGACATCCAGACCCGCGATCGGTGGATCAGCTACCTGTCACCTCCGAACTCTCTCTGGCTCGCCAGCGCTTTTGCCCAAGACAAAATCACGCTGATTCGTGACCGGCTGAACCTGAATGCCGGGCTGAAGCTCGAGGGTGGCAGCAGAAACCGCACCGAACAACAGCCCAGCCTCCGCCTCGCCTGGCTGCCCACCCCGAACCAAGTACTCTGGACCAGTTGGGCCCGGGCAGCCCGGACCCCCGCACTGACGGAAAACTACGGCGTCACCTACCCAGTGGTCCTACCGCCCGGAGCCCTCGACCCGCAGCTGCCTGCGGCCGTGCGGGCCACGGGTACGCCCGGCTTGGACGTCGAGACCCTTCACTCCTTGGAAGCGGGCTGGCGGTGGCAAGTCACCGACTCTCTCAATCTCGCCCTGACCGGATATCTGAACGACTATGACGATCTGATCGAGGTCAACAACGCCAGCCCCTTCGTCGAGGCCTCGCCGCAACCAGTGTTCATTATTCCGGCGGTCTTAAACAACGACCTGACTGGTCAAACCCACGGCGGCGAGATCACCATGCATTGGCAACCGGTGGAGCAATGGCACCTGACCGTCGGCTATGCCTACACCCTGACGCGATTCGCAAGGGCGGGGCCGGATGACCTCAACATCGTCCGCACCAGCGGCAACACACCGCGCCAGTCCGCGTCCGTTTCCACTACTTGGACCCCGGTCAAGACCTGGCAGTTCACAGGCTCACTTCGCTATGTCGATCGCTCGACCTCCTTGGATATCCCCGCCTATGTCGACTTTGACTTCAGCTTGGCTTGGCATCCGAACCCGCAGTGGGAAATCGCCCTCACGGGGCAGAATGTCCTGCACGAACACCATCTTGAAGGGAAACCGGGCGTCATCGGCCCGACCGCGGAAATCCCCCGGGTGGTGGCCCTCCGCCTGACCTGGAAACGGTAGGCGCGGATTGGCTCCCGCTCCCCCACCGCGCAAACCACCCGACATCACCATCTGATCGGCGTCGGTTTTCCCTCTGCCGCCGCCCGTTTTTCGGGCGGCTTTATTGATGCATTCAGGGCGGAGGTGCGGGCGCGGATCACATCTGTTCTAACAAGCGAGCAAAATGTTACTGGCCAGTATTGTAAGCCCGGCATCAGCCTGCGCGAATGCCTGAAACGCCCCTGATCTCGCATATTTACACAGCTGATCCGTCCGCGCACGTCTTCAACGGCCGGATCTACCTCTACCCGTCGCACGACCGGGAAGGGAACATACCCGACAATGACCTGGGGGACCAATATGACATGGTGGACTACCATGTTTTCTCGATGGACCGCGTCGGCGGCCCGGTGACCGACCACGGCGTCGCCCTCGATCTCAAGGATGTGCCCTGGGCCAGCAAACAGCTCTGGGCTCCCGACGCCGCCTTCAAGAACGGCAAGTACTACCTCTACTTTCCCGCCCGCGACAAGGCCGGCATCTTCCGCATCGGCGTCGCCGTCGGCGACCGGCCCGAGGGCCCGTTCAAGGCCGAGCCGCAACCCATCGCGGGCACCTACAGCATCGATCCTTGCTGCCTGAACGACGACGACGGCCGTTCCTGGCTCGCCTGGGGCGGCATCTGGGGCGGCCAGCTCCAGGGCTGGCGCAACAGTCACTTCGACCCGGCCGGCCGCGAACCCGCCGACCACGAGCCCGCCATCGGGCCGCGCATCGCCGAACTCGCTCCGGACATGAAGTCGTTCACCGGCGCCGTCACCGAGATCAAGATCCTCGACGAACAGGGCCAGCCCCTGCGCGCCGGCGACCACGACCGCCGCTACTTCGAGGGCCCCTGGCTGCACAAGTACCAGGGCAAATACTACCTCTCCTACTCCACCGGCAACACGCACTACCTCGTCTACGCCACGGCCGACAACCCCCGCGGGCCCTACACCTACCGCGGCCGCTTCCTCGAGCCCGTCATCGGCTGGACCACCCACCACTCCATCGTCGAGCACGGCGGCAAGTGGTGGCTCTTCCACCACGACGCCTCCCTCTCCGGCGGCCGCAACCACCTGCGCTGCGTCAAGGTCAAGGAACTCACCTACGCCGCCGACGGCCGGATCAACCCCGTGCCGGTCAGCTGACCCGCCGGCTCCACCTCGGCTGTCGCGGCGCCCCCGCCGGCAAATCCTTGAAGGAAGTCGCCTTTGCCCGGTGTTAGGCATACCATCATGTCTATGCCCTCTCTGCCGCGCTTCGTTCTCGTCCTCAGCCTGATCCTGGGCGTGCCCGCCCTGGCGTCCGCGGCCGATGACAAAACCCCCGACCCAACGTCGTCGGAGCCCGCCCCTGCCCCCGGCGCCAAGAAGAAGCGCATGCTGGAAAAAGGCATGGAAGCCGACACCGTCGAACTCCTCTACGGCAAGCCCGCCGAGATCAAACCCATGGAAACGCCCGACGCGACGACCAAGGCGGAACAGTGGATCTACCGGCGCAAGGTCTCCGAAAAAACCATCCAGACCGCCGACACCCAGAGCACCATCCCCACCTTCGGCCGCGCGGATGCCGGCGGCGTGAGCATCGTGGATGTCCCGATCGTCACCTACCGCCTCAAGCACCTCACCACCTACCAGGTCACCGCCCTCCTGATGGTCAACGGCCGCCTCGAGGTCGCCAAACAGTGGCAGGAAGTGGACAGCGCCTACGTGAACTGAGCCAGCCCGCGCTCTGTTCCGCGGTGGAACCCGGCCTCCGGACGGGTTGATCGCGCTTTGATGGGGAACCCGGCCTTCTGCCGTCAGCGCGGCCGCCCTTTCTTCCTCACGGCACCCGCCGCAGCCACCCGCCCGTCTCCAGCCAGTCCGCCACCCGGTCCGGCCACGTCGTGACCCGATCAGCCGTGCGCCGCAGGCCGTAGCCATGCCCGCCCGTGGGATAAAGGTGCAGCTCCGCCGGCACCCCGGCCTGCTTCAGCGCGGCGTAATAACCAAGGGCGTTCTCCACCCGCACCGGATCGTCCTGCGCCATCGCGATGAAGACCGGCGGCGTGACGCCTTTTTGCGGCGCCACTTCCGGACGCACGGCATCGCCCTGCTCCCGGTCCACGAGTCCACCGGGATAGATCAACGCGATGAAATCAGGCCGGCAGCTCTCAACATCGGCGGCATCGACCGCCGGATAAGCCCGGACCGCATGATTGACCGCCAACGTCGCCGCCAGGTGCGCACCGGCCGAGAAACCCAGCATCCCGATGCGCTGCGGATCCAGGCCGAGTTCCTTCGCCTGCGCCCGCACCAGCCCGACCGCCCGTTGCGCATCCTCCAGCGCCGCCGCGTATCGCGCCCGACCCTCGCGGCCCGGCACCCGGTATTTGAGCAATACCCCCGTCACGCCGATTGAATTCAGCCAGGCACAGACCTCCGTACCCTCCAGATCCAGCGCGAGGATGTAGTAGCCGCCACCCGGCGCGACCACGACCGCGGCCCCGGTGTCCTTCGCGGGATCCGGACGGTAAATTGTGAGCGTGGGGGTGGAGACATTGCCGAGGCGGATGATGGACCGGCCGGCGATCAGCGGATCGGGCGGCGATTTGAACTGGTCCGCCTCCGCCGGCAGCACCTGTGTCTCCCCCGGGGCGGTGCCCGGCCAGAGCGGCTGGGGCCCGGTGGGCGCGGCATGTGCCGCCCAGGTGAGGAGGGCGAGAACGGAGAGGATCACCTTTTTCATGACGGGTTACTTGGTCTTGGGCAGCGCGAAGGCCACGTAGGCGTCACCGCTCTTCGTGCCCATCTTGCCGCCACCGCAGGCGATGACGACATACTGGCGGCCGTCGACCTCATAGGTTGCCGGCGTGGCGTAGCCGCCGGCGGGCAGCTTCACGCGCCAGAGTTCGCGGCCGGTCTTGGGATCGAAGGCGCGGAAATGCTCGTCCTTGGTCGCGCCGATGAAGAGCAGGCCGCCGGCCGTGAGCAGCGGGCCGCCGTAGTTCTCCGTGCCCGTCGGAGGCAGGCCCTGCGCCATCAGCTCCGGGTACTCGCCGAGCGGGACGCGCCACAGGTATTCGCCGGTGTTGAGGTCGATCGCATTGAGCGTGCCCCAGGGCGGCTTGATCGCCGGATAACCCTGCGGATCGAGCCAGCGGTTGTAGCCGGTGTGCGTGTACGGCGGCGGCGCGGCCGTGCGGTTGTCGGGCATCCACGTGACCCACGTCGGCGCGGGCGCGGCGCTCGGCTCGCGCGGGGGCGGCGCATCCCCGAGCAGGAAACCAGTCACGGCCTCGCGCTGCGCCTGCGTCAGGAACCCCCACATCGGCATCACGCCGCGGCCCTTCGTGATGACCTCGAGCGTCTGCTCGCGGTTCAGGCGCTTGCCCACGTCCACCAACGGCGGGATGCTGGCCGCGACGTTGCCCTCGCGGTTCACGCCGTGGCAGCCGATGCAATTCTGCCGGTAGACCTGCTCGCCGGGTGAGGCCGCGCCGCCGGTCTCCACCATCGCGAGGATCCAGGCCATCTCGTTGCTGTTCACATAGAGCACGCCCGACGGGTCCACCGCCGAACCGCCCCACTCCGCCCCGCCGTCATAGCCGGGGAAGATGATCGTGCCCTCGCGGCTCGGGGGCATGAACGGCGTGTGCGGACGCAGACGGGA is from Lacunisphaera limnophila and encodes:
- a CDS encoding TonB-dependent receptor plug domain-containing protein — protein: MRLVPGRQRRGSWAGRSPTWLALLLLSVSLPGRGRAGDETVLTELTFEQLGQIIVTTASKRPEPLADTAAAISVLTGAELHNLGVTSVPQALRGITGLNVAQINGASWGIGARGFSGQFATKLLVMIDGRSVYTPVFGGVFWDTQNYLPEDIDRIEVVLGNGGSLWGANAVNGVINILTKDAKDTQGDLLAVSVGTRGSGMVSARHGAKLAPAVFGRVYVNYRTTASTIDPGGSEAGDATRFLQGGWRVDGTRGNARWTLQSDAYQGWNDYRITLPSLAVGPPYQFTDETGESTAGGNLLGRWETSLDSGDSLQAMAYLDYAERKGPLFENRTRTVEVDMQHTLTAIGRHELTWGLSARQIDIQTRDRWISYLSPPNSLWLASAFAQDKITLIRDRLNLNAGLKLEGGSRNRTEQQPSLRLAWLPTPNQVLWTSWARAARTPALTENYGVTYPVVLPPGALDPQLPAAVRATGTPGLDVETLHSLEAGWRWQVTDSLNLALTGYLNDYDDLIEVNNASPFVEASPQPVFIIPAVLNNDLTGQTHGGEITMHWQPVEQWHLTVGYAYTLTRFARAGPDDLNIVRTSGNTPRQSASVSTTWTPVKTWQFTGSLRYVDRSTSLDIPAYVDFDFSLAWHPNPQWEIALTGQNVLHEHHLEGKPGVIGPTAEIPRVVALRLTWKR
- a CDS encoding glycoside hydrolase family 43 protein; its protein translation is MPETPLISHIYTADPSAHVFNGRIYLYPSHDREGNIPDNDLGDQYDMVDYHVFSMDRVGGPVTDHGVALDLKDVPWASKQLWAPDAAFKNGKYYLYFPARDKAGIFRIGVAVGDRPEGPFKAEPQPIAGTYSIDPCCLNDDDGRSWLAWGGIWGGQLQGWRNSHFDPAGREPADHEPAIGPRIAELAPDMKSFTGAVTEIKILDEQGQPLRAGDHDRRYFEGPWLHKYQGKYYLSYSTGNTHYLVYATADNPRGPYTYRGRFLEPVIGWTTHHSIVEHGGKWWLFHHDASLSGGRNHLRCVKVKELTYAADGRINPVPVS
- a CDS encoding Dabb family protein, which translates into the protein MKKYFLALLAATLLSLGAASATASETAPKSVIHVVSVKWKADASPAAIKAALDGVQALPAAYKGITRVWTNAFKVQGDWSHVIVMEFADEAALKAYAGSDAQKEWYKVYLPVRERSNTHDITN
- a CDS encoding alpha/beta hydrolase; the encoded protein is MKKVILSVLALLTWAAHAAPTGPQPLWPGTAPGETQVLPAEADQFKSPPDPLIAGRSIIRLGNVSTPTLTIYRPDPAKDTGAAVVVAPGGGYYILALDLEGTEVCAWLNSIGVTGVLLKYRVPGREGRARYAAALEDAQRAVGLVRAQAKELGLDPQRIGMLGFSAGAHLAATLAVNHAVRAYPAVDAADVESCRPDFIALIYPGGLVDREQGDAVRPEVAPQKGVTPPVFIAMAQDDPVRVENALGYYAALKQAGVPAELHLYPTGGHGYGLRRTADRVTTWPDRVADWLETGGWLRRVP
- a CDS encoding VOC family protein, translated to MGQRLGALTLLVRDYDEAIAFFTTKLGFVLQEDTALAPDKRWVRVAPRGGDGTGLVLARAATPAQAELIGAQGGGRVWLFLETDDFTRDHGAMRAAGVVFDEEPRHEAYGTVAVFRDLYGNKWDLLQLRVPA
- a CDS encoding endonuclease/exonuclease/phosphatase family protein; protein product: MKRLILLLGLVAVLPAAAAPLVLKVMTYNLRYASTQSPHAWPDRRPVMRDLLAREAPDVIGTQEGLYGQLRDLAADLPDYEWIGLGRAGGSADEFTAIFFRRDRFEPVAFDHFWLSDTPQVIGSITWGPKYRRMASWVRLRDKATGREFEVWNTHFDHEVEVARQKSAALIRDRLAQVDAATPLVLVGDFNCTAGASRAHEILTREAGLTDTWDAAPARANADLNTFNGFNPPAHAGERIDWILARRPAAVEAAGIVDYTGLPQFPSDHFPVTATVRF
- a CDS encoding DUF1428 domain-containing protein, producing MPRYIDGFVLPLKKKNLAAYRRIAAKAGKIWKKYGALDYVEAVGDDLKIPGMETSFPGLAKSKPGETVVFSFITYKSRADRDRVTKRIMQDPEIMKICDPKKSPFDFQRMAYGGFKAIVEL